Proteins found in one Ovis aries strain OAR_USU_Benz2616 breed Rambouillet chromosome 19, ARS-UI_Ramb_v3.0, whole genome shotgun sequence genomic segment:
- the TMEM89 gene encoding transmembrane protein 89, producing the protein MLHTHCFLPWLLLLTRPICTHAWSRPMWYQVGLDLQPWGCQPRSLEGCESSLGCPGYWTGLGTNRIYPVAGVTVTTTMMLMLSRALMQRRRSQASKSEHPQLASHPCTTWKRQRPISDRALLLGVLHMLDALLLHIECYLQRLATQQRSQIKGTPAQTG; encoded by the exons ATGCTGCACACGCACTGCTTCCTCCCATGGCTGCTTCTGCTGACGAGGCCCATCTGCACCCACGCCTGGTCACGGCCCATGTGGTACCAGGTGGGGCTGGACTTACAGCCCTGGGGGTGCCAGCCACGCAGCCTGGAGGGTTGTGAGAGCAGCCTGGGCTGTCCCGGCTACTGGACGGGCCTGGGGACGAACCGCATCTACCCAGTGGCTGGGGTCACGGTCACCACGACCATGATGCTGATGCTCAGCCGTGCGCTGATGCAGCGGCGGCGTTCACAGGCCTCTAAGAGCGAG CATCCACAGCTGGCCTCCCACCCTTGCACCACTTGGAAACGACAGCGCCCGATCTCAGACCGCGCCCTCCTCCTCGGCGTCCTGCATATGCTGGATGCCCTCCTGCTCCATATCGAGTGCTACCTGCAGCGTCTGGCCACCCAGCAGCGCTCCCAAATAAAGGGGACTCCCGCCCAGACCGGGTGA